In the Kribbella sp. NBC_00482 genome, one interval contains:
- a CDS encoding Rv3235 family protein: MPATARYAGELTDGALALRLQAITRLGVVSAPRHLSSIDALATPQPAPAPEEQDNGSTATPQEEQDRATSALAQEEHGGVVVASAPDEERSPAAAVQGERGGASRAEFAGGEVAKEGRKLSVVPAVAGVTHSVAAPGQPDGAQAPLKTTDTTSKATRAAGAGVGGRDPRAGAAPVLPEVRVWGARLAQAVSEVLAGDRPISQLVRFTDDVVFMELNRRVRMLGMNSTAGTRGAKEKSTVRSVRVFMPEPCIAEVAAHVRHGQRSRAVAFRLEVRRNRWVCTALELG, from the coding sequence ACGGATGGGGCGTTGGCGCTGCGGTTGCAGGCGATCACGCGACTCGGCGTCGTGTCCGCGCCACGGCACCTGTCGAGCATCGACGCCCTCGCCACCCCCCAGCCCGCACCTGCTCCGGAAGAGCAAGACAACGGCTCGACCGCCACCCCTCAGGAAGAGCAGGACCGCGCGACCAGCGCCCTCGCCCAGGAAGAGCACGGCGGCGTGGTCGTCGCGTCGGCTCCGGACGAGGAGCGCAGCCCGGCCGCAGCCGTCCAGGGAGAACGCGGTGGTGCGTCACGGGCGGAGTTCGCGGGCGGTGAGGTGGCGAAGGAGGGGCGGAAGCTCAGCGTGGTGCCGGCGGTTGCCGGCGTCACGCACTCAGTCGCGGCGCCTGGGCAACCTGACGGGGCCCAGGCGCCGCTCAAGACAACCGACACCACCTCCAAGGCCACGCGTGCGGCTGGCGCCGGGGTCGGTGGGCGGGATCCACGGGCGGGCGCGGCTCCGGTGTTGCCGGAGGTTCGGGTTTGGGGGGCTCGGTTGGCTCAGGCGGTTTCGGAGGTGTTGGCGGGGGATCGGCCGATTTCGCAGCTGGTGCGGTTCACCGATGACGTGGTGTTCATGGAGCTGAACCGTAGGGTGCGGATGCTCGGGATGAACTCGACCGCGGGTACGCGCGGGGCGAAGGAGAAGAGCACGGTCCGTTCGGTGCGGGTATTCATGCCGGAGCCCTGCATCGCCGAGGTCGCCGCGCATGTGCGGCACGGTCAGCGTTCGCGCGCGGTCGCGTTCCGCCTCGAGGTCCGCCGCAACCGCTGGGTCTGCACCGCACTCGAACTCGGTTAG